From Brassica oleracea var. oleracea cultivar TO1000 chromosome C3, BOL, whole genome shotgun sequence, a single genomic window includes:
- the LOC106333614 gene encoding transcription factor UPBEAT1 yields MRRLIFASYYIIFVTFFHHINQYTLTITGVTLEGQRNESIWVLMRKQRARRALVKKIMIRPKKSLEAQRRPCRAIHRRVKTLKELVPNTNSSEGLDGLFRQTADYIFALEMKVRVMQTMVQVLTETDCV; encoded by the coding sequence ATGAGACGTCTCATATTTGCATCGTATTATATCATCTTTGTAACATTCTTTCATCACATTAACCAATACACACTAACAATAACGGGAGTAACATTGGAAGGACAAAGAAACGAATCAATTTGGGTTTTGATGAGAAAACAAAGAGCTCGAAGGGCACTTGTGAAGAAGATCATGATCCGACCGAAGAAGAGTCTAGAAGCTCAAAGAAGACCATGCCGCGCAATTCATAGACGCGTCAAGACGCTGAAAGAGCTAGTTCCCAACACCAATTCATCAGAAGGTTTGGATGGGCTCTTTAGACAAACGGCGGATTATATTTTCGCTTTGGAAATGAAAGTGAGAGTTATGCAGACAATGGTTCAGGTTTTGACCGAAACTGATTGTGTTTAA
- the LOC106329985 gene encoding uncharacterized protein LOC106329985, with protein MVRKTRSQQYQADDDFPATQQSVNDLQQQVANLIAVVAALATQHAAPAIPRRHNDQIFNREDFDNEAIPFTPLRQQNPRRRNNNNSGSDSDSDNEPHNSTWKSSFKLEIPEFKGSTVAEELLDWFVTVEEIREFKQIPLDQCVPLVAIRFRDRAAAWWSQSKTTRARHGKTKISTWDKLKREMKFFFWPYNYDQLLFQKFQNLRQGTRTVDEYTMDFFKMINRVELRDTEQQLVTRFIGGLHQQIQFTLNLFRPQSISEAHQQALTVEAQSRNEFPAWSSNRQTRSTTTTPTSTTTPTNTNVSKTETAIVAADSLKHNRPARFRCFTCGEIGHRQSAFPNRARRGILVDEHNMEDTDPIYDDDDNEIQEIVADTGLSLMLHRLCLAQHGTPRDPQHNNLFHSKCTINGKVCNFIIDSGSSENVISSNVVKKLSLPDEPHPHPYKLAWLQQDNDFLVTRRTLVSFSIGDSYHDKTYCDIVPMDACHLLLGRPWEYDRCVLHDGFLNTYSFQFINKKFVLKPSPPSIPSATQTPTLFLQRALFESLMRDRGVVLFLVLSPLSKTIPSISPQLHDLLSEFSDVFPDDLPSGLPPLRDIHHRIDLVPDAALPNLSHYRMSPSEHEELRSQVEALLSKGFLRESLSPCAVPALLIPKKYGSWRMCIDSRAINKITVRYRFPIPRLDDLLDQIGTASLFFKLDLRSGYHQIQIQPGDEWKTAFKTREGLFEWMVMPFGLSNAPNTFMCVMNQALHPFIGKFVVVYFDDILIFSSSFDEHIQHLRAVLSVLCRDRFFATRKKCAFGVKEVHFLGYIVSDQGLSVDPSKVIAIRTWPQPTTITETRSFHGLASFYRRIVPQFSSLMSPITDCIREGKFMWTSQTDHAFQVIKDKLCSTPILALLNFNAAFELHKDASKTGIGAVISQQNRPIAFLVRNSPMRACATAHMTSSFMRTQGKVSARHASWISYLQQFTFVIKHTSGSSNRVADALSRRHALLTTMHTAVTGFSTFADLYASGSFFGKFFSVALTGLPSPYTLCDGFLFRDSRLCIPDCSLRLKLISEIHGEGHIGRDRTLHLVSTSYFWPSLRKDVERFVERCVTCQRSK; from the exons ATGGTTCGGAAAACCCGTTCTCAGCAATATCAGGCTGATGATGATTTCCCCGCTACCCAACAATCCGTCAATGATCTGCAACAACAGGTCGCAAATCTCATCGCCGTTGTAGCTGCGTTGGCAACTCAACATGCCGCACCAGCTATTCCCCGCCGCCATAACGACCAGATTTTTAACCGTGAAGATTTTGACAATGAGGCCATTCCTTTTACGCCGCTACGCCAACAAAACCCTAGACGCCGCAACAACAACAATTCCGGGTCAGATTCAGATTCTGATAACGAACCACACAACTCTACATGGAAATCGAGTTTTAAACTCGAAATTCCGGAGTTCAAGGGTTCAACCGTCGCCGAAGAGCTCCTTGATTGGTTTGTAACCGTAGAAGAAATTCGCGAATTCAAACAAATTCCATTAGATCAATGTGTTCCCCTTGTTGCAATCCGTTTCCGTGATCGAGCAGCAGCATGGTGGTCGCAGAGCAAGACAACTCGAGCTCGCCATGGGAAAACAAAAATCTCAACTTGGGATAAACTCAAGCGTGAGATGAAATTTTTTTTTTGGCCTTATAACTATGATCAACTACTGTTTCAGAAATTTCAGAACCTACGACAAGGAACAAGAACAGTTGATGAATACACAATGGACTTCTTCAAGATGATTAACCGAGTGGAGTTACGTGATACCGAACAACAGTTGGTTACAAGATTCATTGGAGGGCTTCACCAGCAAATTCAATTCACATTAAATCTGTTTCGTCCTCAATCGATCTCAGAAGCTCATCAACAAGCCTTAACAGTCGAAGCTCAATCTCGTAATGAATTCCCAGCTTGGAGCTCCAACAGACAGACCCGCTCCACAACAACAACCCCAACAAGCACAACAACTCCTACCAACACAAACGTCTCCAAGACTGAGACAGCTATCGTCGCTGCAGATTCACTTAAACACAACCGTCCTGCTAGGTTTAGGTGTTTCACTTGTGGAGAGATTGGTCATCGCCAATCAGCATTCCCCAACAGAGCTCGCCGTGGTATCCTCGTCGATGAACACAATATGGAGGACACGGATCCAATTTATGATGATGACGATAATGAAATTCAAGAAATCGTCGCGGATACGGGTTTGTCTTTGATGCTCCATCGTTTGTGCTTGGCCCAACATGGTACGCCTCGAGATCCTCAACACAACAACTTGTTTCATTCCAAGTGTACCATTAATGGGAAGGTCTGCAACTTCATCATAGACTCGGGAAGTTCCGAGAATGTGATCTCTTCCAATGTAGTTAAAAAACTTTCTCTACCCGATGAACCCCACCCGCACCCATATAAGCTAGCATGGCTGCAACAAGACAATGACTTTCTAGTGACACGGCGCACACTGGTCTCTTTCTCGATAGGTGACTCTTATCATGATAAAACTTATTGTGATATCGTTCCAATGGATGCATGTCATCTTCTCTTAGGACGTCCTTGGGAATATGATCGCTGTGTACTTCATGATGGCTTCCTCAACACTTATAGCTTCCAATTCATCAATAAGAAGTTTGTCTTAAAGCCATCACCACCTTCAATACCTTCAGCTACACAAACACCAACCCTCTTCCTCCAACGTGCCCTGTTCGAATCATTGATGCGAGATAGAGGAGTGGTTCTGTTTCTTGTACTATCACCATTATCAAAAACTATACCATCTATTTCCCCTCAACTTCATGATCTCCTCTCTGAGTTCAGTGATGTCTTCCCCGACGACCTCCCATCTGGATTACCACCGTTACGAGATATACATCACCGCATAGACTTGGTCCCCGATGCTGCCTTGCCTAATCTTTCCCACTACCGTATGAGTCCATCTGAGCATGAGGAGCTTCGAAGTCAAGTTGAAGCACTCCTTTCAAAAGGATTCTTACGTGAGAGCCTCAGCCCTTGTGCTGTCCCCGCCTTACTCATTCCAAAAAAATACGGGTCATGGAGAATGTGTATTGATAGTAGAGCCATTAACAAGATCACAGTGCGATATCGCTTTCCGATTCCTCGTCTAGATGATTTACTCGACCAGATTGGTACCGCTTCTTTGTTTTTCAAACTCGATTTGCGCAGTGGATATCACCAAATTCAGATTCAACCGGGAGATGAGTGGAAGACAGCTTTTAAAACGCGGGAAGGCCTTTTTGAGTGGATGGTTATGCCCTTCGGGTTGTCTAATGCACCTAATACTTTCATGTGTGTCATGAATCAGGCATTGCACCCATTCATTGGCAAATTTGTGGTCGTTTACTTCGACGATATTCTAATTTTTAGCTCCTCGTTCGACGAACACATCCAGCACCTGCGCGCCGTCCTGTCCGTTCTCTGTCGTGATCGATTTTTCGCCACTAGGAAAAAGTGTGCTTTCGGCGTCAAAGAGGTCCACTTCTTGGGATATATTGTCTCCGATCAGGGGCTTTCTGTAGATCCTAGCAAGGTCATAGCAATTAGGACGTGGCCTCAACCAACAACAATCACAGAGACACGAAGCTTTCACGGTCTCGCTTCTTTTTATCGCAGAATTGTTCCACAATTCAGCAGCCTCATGTCGCCCATTACCGACTGCATTCGCGAAGGAAAATTTATGTGGACCTCTCAGACTGATCATGCGTTTCAAGTCATCAAAGATAAGTTATGCAGCACTCCGATTCTTGCTCTCCTGAACTTTAATGCAGCCTTCGAGTTACACAAAGATGCATCAAAAACCGGTATCGGTGCGGTTATAAGCCAGCAGAACCGCCCCATCGCCTTTTTAGTGAGAAACTCTCCAATGCGCGCCTGCGCTACAGCACATATGACGTCGAGTTTTATGCG TACTCAAGGAAAGGTCTCAGCACGACACGCTTCTTGGATTAGCTACCTACAGCAGTTCACGTTCGTCATAAAACATACGTCCGGATCTTCAAATCGAGTGGCTGATGCTCTCAGCCGCAGACACGCATTGCTTACAACGATGCACACTGCCGTTACAGGTTTCAGTACCTTTGCAGATCTTTATGCGTCTGGTTCTTTCTTTGGGAAATTCTTCTCGGTTGCACTTACTGGCCTTCCATCTCCATATACTTTGTGTGATGGTTTCTTGTTCCGAGATAGTCGGTTGTGTATCCCCGACTGTAGCCTGCGCCTCAAGTTGATTTCAGAAATTCATGGTGAAGGTCATATAGGCCGAGATCGTACGCTTCACTTGGTCTCCACGTCTTATTTCTGGCCTTCATTGCGAAAGGATGTTGAGAGATTTGTGGAACGTTGCGTCACGTGCCAGAGGTCTAAATGA